One segment of Halococcus salsus DNA contains the following:
- a CDS encoding SIR2 family protein, which translates to MGLTFSVRNNPGVYALLVGSGISREAAVPTGWEVISDLVGKVAKAEGEEPEPDPIEWYREEYGSEPKYNDLLEELAPSKEDRQALLQSYFEPTDEERERGIKTPSKSHQNIAWLMKNEYIDVVITTNFDRLLETALQDLGVTPTVISKPGDAKGAAPLAHEDAVVLKVNGDYKASILKNTADELESYDPPIERLIKQVLDEYGLVVCGWSGSWDSALRELILSAENRRYSMYWASYSSPSTNAEELVKHRNGSMISIDGADEFFYDLKERVHALENADSGAPLSKQVARERAKRYLTRPEHKIDLSDLIRDETNNLQEIITANRFNLSKEGINEVEERLAAYEEAIKPLASIFSTCAYWQPEVENSATQSIQRSTKQLTTAMPPRSGPWNSLWEDLAKYPTTLLIYALGVAAVESENWPLIYEVTTGVNEDSVRSVEVPLMTEVHPLAVSDRLSGRNNRLRNRMEDTLFDVLPELFPNEQSYREKFNEFYELSELLWADQSERLYGSARMIPGYRYTSPEIIDTVEDEGEEWGPIQAGMFGGSLERVGDLLTLFEYR; encoded by the coding sequence AGAGAAGCGGCGGTTCCAACCGGTTGGGAGGTCATCTCCGATCTAGTTGGGAAAGTCGCGAAAGCTGAGGGTGAGGAACCGGAACCTGACCCTATCGAATGGTACAGAGAAGAGTACGGCAGCGAACCAAAGTACAATGACCTTCTCGAAGAGCTAGCGCCCTCAAAAGAAGATCGCCAAGCACTCTTGCAGTCCTATTTCGAGCCGACTGATGAAGAGCGCGAGAGGGGAATCAAAACACCATCAAAGTCACATCAAAATATCGCTTGGCTGATGAAGAATGAGTATATAGACGTTGTTATTACTACAAACTTCGATAGGCTGCTTGAGACTGCTCTTCAAGACCTAGGTGTGACTCCAACTGTAATTTCCAAACCAGGTGATGCAAAGGGTGCAGCACCCCTGGCTCATGAAGATGCAGTGGTTCTAAAGGTCAATGGCGACTACAAAGCAAGCATTTTGAAGAACACTGCTGATGAACTGGAGAGCTATGATCCTCCGATAGAGCGTTTGATCAAGCAAGTTCTTGACGAGTACGGCCTGGTTGTATGTGGATGGTCAGGCAGCTGGGATTCCGCGTTGCGTGAGTTGATTCTGTCGGCAGAAAATCGTCGCTATTCGATGTATTGGGCATCATATAGTAGTCCGTCAACTAATGCCGAAGAACTAGTCAAACATCGGAACGGCTCTATGATCTCGATTGATGGCGCAGATGAATTCTTCTACGACCTGAAAGAACGAGTCCACGCGCTAGAAAACGCTGACTCTGGAGCCCCGCTATCAAAGCAAGTTGCTCGTGAACGTGCCAAACGATATTTGACACGACCTGAACACAAAATCGATCTGTCTGATCTCATCCGTGACGAGACGAACAATCTTCAAGAGATCATCACTGCCAATCGATTCAATCTCTCGAAAGAAGGTATCAACGAGGTTGAAGAGCGCCTTGCAGCATATGAGGAAGCAATCAAACCGTTAGCTTCCATCTTTAGTACTTGCGCTTACTGGCAGCCAGAAGTCGAAAATAGTGCTACACAGTCTATCCAACGATCCACAAAGCAGCTCACGACCGCAATGCCTCCCCGCAGCGGCCCCTGGAACAGCCTGTGGGAAGACCTTGCAAAGTATCCCACGACATTGTTGATATACGCTCTCGGCGTAGCGGCAGTAGAATCTGAGAATTGGCCTCTCATCTATGAAGTCACGACTGGTGTGAATGAAGATTCTGTTAGATCCGTTGAGGTTCCGCTGATGACTGAAGTTCACCCACTAGCTGTTAGCGACCGATTGAGCGGACGCAATAACCGGCTTAGAAACCGAATGGAAGACACACTCTTTGATGTCTTGCCCGAGCTTTTCCCAAATGAACAGAGTTACAGGGAGAAGTTCAATGAATTTTATGAGCTATCCGAACTATTGTGGGCAGATCAGAGCGAGAGGTTGTATGGCAGTGCAAGAATGATCCCAGGCTACCGCTATACTTCTCCCGAGATCATCGATACTGTTGAGGATGAAGGCGAAGAGTGGGGTCCGATTCAAGCCGGGATGTTTGGCGGGTCGCTTGAACGGGTAGGAGACCTACTGACGCTGTTTGAATATCGGTGA